One region of Clostridiales bacterium genomic DNA includes:
- a CDS encoding ABC transporter permease produces the protein MLTVLQTALEVGLIYGLVALALFISFSILNIADLSTDGCFTLGCAVGAMLTIAGHPILALFAAMAAGMLSGYITAFLQTRLGVESILAGIISNTGLYTINLAVMGFSSNVSITGVDTVFSLFKGLVGGQWSRLILLALIAAVLVLVLIRFFGTSLGLSIRATGDSLDMVSASSINPKATITIGLCLANALTALSGCLIGEYNKFCDINLGTGMVTIALASLIIGEVFAGRRGSVGKRVVCVVLGSIVYRFIIALALRLNISAEYFKLVSAVIVAVAIAAPNMKDYVHLAKIKSNARKLRALSGKGDETDA, from the coding sequence ATGCTGACCGTTTTGCAGACGGCGCTCGAGGTCGGCCTCATTTACGGCCTCGTCGCGCTGGCGCTGTTCATCAGCTTTTCCATCCTGAATATCGCCGACCTGTCCACGGACGGGTGCTTCACGCTCGGCTGCGCCGTGGGCGCCATGCTCACCATCGCCGGCCACCCGATCCTTGCGCTGTTCGCGGCCATGGCGGCGGGCATGCTCTCGGGCTACATCACGGCCTTTTTGCAGACGCGCCTCGGCGTTGAGAGCATCCTCGCCGGCATCATCTCGAACACCGGCCTCTACACGATCAACCTCGCGGTCATGGGCTTTTCGTCCAACGTGTCCATCACCGGGGTCGACACGGTGTTTTCGCTCTTCAAGGGCCTTGTCGGCGGGCAGTGGAGCCGGCTGATCCTGCTCGCGCTCATCGCGGCCGTGCTCGTGCTCGTGCTCATCCGCTTTTTCGGCACGTCCCTCGGCCTGTCCATCCGCGCCACGGGCGACAGTCTGGATATGGTCAGCGCTTCCTCCATCAATCCGAAAGCCACCATCACGATCGGCCTGTGCCTGGCCAACGCCCTCACGGCGCTGTCCGGCTGCCTGATCGGGGAATACAACAAGTTTTGCGACATCAACCTCGGCACCGGCATGGTCACGATCGCGCTGGCGAGCCTCATCATCGGCGAGGTCTTTGCCGGCCGCCGTGGCAGCGTGGGCAAGCGCGTCGTCTGCGTCGTGCTCGGCAGCATCGTCTACCGCTTCATCATCGCGCTGGCGCTGCGGCTGAACATCTCGGCCGAGTATTTCAAGCTCGTGTCCGCCGTCATCGTGGCCGTCGCCATCGCCGCGCCGAACATGAAGGACTACGTCCATCTGGCGAAGATCAAGTCCAACGCCCGCAAGCTGCGCGCCCTGTCCGGAAAGGGGGACGAGACCGATGCTTGA
- a CDS encoding ABC transporter substrate-binding protein, with amino-acid sequence MNQTFQKIVGGVLAVTALMGLSACGSKTEDTKADGKTYKVGIVQFVDDASLNQIEAAIEAELDAKATELGVKFDYTLYNGQADGTTLNQIGAELVSKGVDLIVPIATPAVKIMQSATEDTEIPIVFSAVSDPVGAGIVDSLDAPGGRITGTSDALNTKGLLDLMLAQNPDTKTVGLLYSKSEDSSKQPIEDAKAYLEGKGIRCVEKTGTTTDEVTSAVDALIAEKVDAVFTPTDNTIMTAELAIYEKFLNAKIPQYCGADSFALNGAFVGYGVDYTKLGTITADMVVQVLVDGKDPATLPVTTFDNGIAMINTESCAALGYDLAAVKQAFDGKCSSVLETTTQQNFD; translated from the coding sequence ATGAATCAGACTTTCCAGAAGATCGTCGGCGGCGTGCTCGCCGTCACCGCGCTCATGGGCCTGTCCGCCTGCGGCAGCAAGACCGAGGACACCAAGGCCGATGGCAAGACCTATAAGGTCGGCATCGTGCAGTTTGTGGACGATGCGTCCCTCAACCAGATCGAGGCGGCCATCGAGGCCGAGCTCGACGCGAAGGCCACGGAGCTGGGCGTGAAGTTCGACTACACGCTCTACAACGGCCAGGCCGACGGCACGACGCTCAACCAGATCGGCGCCGAGCTCGTCAGCAAGGGCGTGGACCTCATCGTCCCGATCGCAACGCCGGCCGTGAAGATCATGCAGTCCGCTACCGAGGACACCGAGATCCCCATCGTTTTTTCCGCCGTGTCTGACCCCGTCGGCGCCGGCATTGTTGATTCGCTCGACGCACCCGGCGGCCGCATCACCGGCACGAGCGACGCGCTCAATACCAAGGGCCTGCTCGACCTGATGCTCGCCCAGAACCCGGACACCAAGACCGTTGGCCTGCTCTACTCCAAGAGCGAGGATTCCTCCAAGCAGCCGATCGAGGACGCGAAGGCCTACCTCGAGGGCAAGGGCATCCGCTGCGTGGAAAAGACCGGCACCACCACCGATGAAGTCACCTCTGCCGTCGATGCGCTCATCGCCGAGAAGGTCGACGCCGTCTTTACCCCGACCGACAACACCATTATGACCGCTGAGCTCGCCATCTACGAGAAGTTCCTCAATGCCAAGATCCCGCAGTACTGCGGCGCGGACTCCTTCGCGCTCAACGGCGCGTTCGTCGGCTACGGTGTGGATTACACCAAGCTCGGCACGATCACGGCCGACATGGTCGTGCAGGTGCTCGTTGACGGCAAAGACCCCGCCACGCTGCCCGTGACCACGTTCGATAACGGCATCGCCATGATCAACACCGAAAGCTGCGCCGCCCTCGGCTACGACCTCGCGGCCGTGAAGCAGGCGTTTGACGGCAAGTGCAGCTCCGTGCTCGAGACGACCACGCAGCAGAATTTTGACTGA
- a CDS encoding phosphodiester glycosidase family protein — MKLFSSPPRPTGTQRPASDTAQQRPTQQHPAQQRPTQQRPAQQRPAPQRPAPQRPAQQRPAQQAYASQWTDDAARPRRSAPDARRRPPQAAPAAAGKHGRKAKKAKKPKKKKSLGRRLLILFLVLAILAGLYLTAVYSDIPFIAKWRTAYIQTAMNTLSHQWLATAFIPRSVIDKVLAEMEAAREAQIGINSEWDEGESESRNPTLTNTKGMSKEEIAFYNLFWEVNVPSMQAYVKEHPDALAAGWSRINIDKSALTADGTSIRTIQGEQVLAIDARNKILIARVKGSTYRGVLVIMKDPSRLSLQAASTLGSVGQVCGKIAEAHGGVIGMTGSGFIDPGGTGNGGTLAGYAMCNGKSYGSHMGYGYKRLELHKDNRIYIRDSDSSVSPDTTDAVEFSPAMIIDGETVVNARSGFSDLQPRACLGQSKYGEIIALLVEGRLTTSVGISVPDCAAIMTKHDCMQAMNLDGGTSAMIWYKGKYIMRSSNPALTAGRTLPNAFVYTGN; from the coding sequence TTGAAGCTGTTTTCCTCGCCGCCGCGCCCCACGGGCACGCAGCGGCCCGCTTCCGATACCGCCCAGCAGCGCCCGACACAGCAGCACCCGGCCCAGCAGCGCCCGACACAGCAGCGCCCGGCCCAGCAGCGTCCGGCGCCGCAGCGTCCGGCGCCGCAGCGCCCCGCCCAGCAGCGTCCGGCGCAGCAGGCTTATGCCAGCCAGTGGACGGATGACGCCGCCCGGCCGCGCCGCAGCGCGCCGGATGCCCGCCGCCGCCCGCCGCAGGCCGCCCCGGCCGCGGCCGGCAAGCACGGCCGCAAGGCGAAAAAGGCCAAAAAGCCGAAGAAGAAAAAGAGCCTCGGCCGCCGGCTGCTCATTTTGTTCCTCGTGCTGGCCATCCTGGCCGGATTGTATCTGACGGCGGTCTATTCCGACATTCCGTTCATCGCCAAGTGGCGCACGGCCTATATCCAGACGGCCATGAACACGCTCAGCCACCAGTGGCTGGCCACGGCGTTCATCCCACGCAGCGTCATTGACAAGGTCCTCGCCGAAATGGAGGCAGCCAGGGAGGCGCAGATCGGCATCAACAGCGAGTGGGACGAAGGCGAGTCCGAGTCCCGCAACCCGACGCTCACGAACACCAAGGGCATGAGCAAGGAAGAGATCGCGTTTTACAACCTCTTCTGGGAGGTCAATGTGCCGAGCATGCAGGCGTATGTCAAGGAGCATCCCGACGCCCTCGCCGCCGGCTGGAGCCGCATCAACATCGACAAGTCCGCCCTCACGGCTGACGGCACCAGCATCCGCACCATCCAGGGCGAGCAGGTGCTTGCGATCGACGCGCGCAACAAGATCCTCATCGCGCGCGTGAAAGGCAGCACTTACCGCGGCGTGCTCGTTATTATGAAAGACCCGTCGCGCCTGAGTCTGCAGGCCGCGTCCACGCTCGGCAGCGTCGGCCAGGTCTGTGGCAAGATCGCCGAGGCCCACGGCGGCGTCATCGGCATGACCGGCTCGGGCTTCATCGACCCGGGCGGCACCGGCAACGGCGGTACCCTCGCGGGCTACGCCATGTGCAACGGCAAGTCCTACGGCAGCCATATGGGCTACGGCTATAAGCGCCTCGAGCTGCATAAGGACAACCGCATCTACATCCGCGACAGCGATTCCTCGGTCTCGCCCGACACGACGGACGCGGTCGAGTTCTCGCCCGCCATGATCATCGACGGGGAGACGGTCGTCAACGCCCGCAGCGGCTTCTCCGACCTGCAGCCGCGCGCCTGCCTCGGCCAGTCGAAGTACGGCGAGATCATCGCCCTGCTCGTCGAGGGCCGGCTCACGACGTCGGTCGGCATCAGCGTGCCGGACTGCGCGGCCATCATGACCAAGCACGACTGCATGCAGGCCATGAACCTCGACGGCGGCACCAGCGCCATGATCTGGTACAAGGGCAAGTACATCATGCGCAGCTCCAACCCCGCGCTCACCGCCGGGCGCACGCTGCCGAACGCTTTCGTCTACACCGGAAATTAA
- the metG gene encoding methionine--tRNA ligase, with protein sequence MSKGKFYITTPIYYPSDKLHIGHTYCTVATDAIARYKRMCGYDVMFLTGTDEHGQKIEEKAEAAGVTPKQFVDNIVEGPGGVRALWKLMNISNDRFIRTTDDYHVEAVQRIFKKMYDKGDIYKGKYSGMYCTPCESFWTESQLVDGKCPDCGREVHYAEEEAYFFRLSKYAEPVRELLLSGTFLEPASRVNEMIKNFIDPGLEDLCVSRTSFTWGIPVDFDPGHVVYVWVDALFNYCTALGFLNDKYDDYEKFWPADVHMVGKEIVRFHSIIWPAMLMSMGMPLPKKVFGHGWLLLGGGKMSKSKGNVVDPVLLAERYGVDALRYYLLREFPLGSDGNFSNELLISRINTDLANDLGNLLSRTVAMVIKYFGGTLPAEREHDALDDELIAMASSLRETYAGYMDNFGTQQALIEVFKVISRANKYIDETAPWVLAKDESRRARLATVLYNLLETLRITVTLLLPFMPDSCAKAFTQIGAAAEQTTWDNAAVWGVLPADVTVHKGETLFPRIDMAKELAELEALKAAKEAAAAPKSAPVLPDVTIDDFSKCDMRVCKVLKCEPVKKSDKLLCFTLDDGSGTDRQILSGIAKYYRPEELVGKTVVAILNLPPRKMMGMASNGMLLSAEKDGKLNLLMLDDSVPAGAQLC encoded by the coding sequence ATGAGCAAAGGAAAGTTTTATATCACGACCCCAATTTATTACCCTTCGGACAAACTGCACATCGGCCACACCTACTGCACGGTTGCGACCGATGCGATCGCGCGCTACAAGCGCATGTGCGGCTATGACGTCATGTTCCTGACCGGCACGGACGAGCACGGCCAGAAGATCGAGGAGAAGGCCGAGGCTGCCGGCGTCACGCCCAAGCAGTTCGTGGACAACATCGTCGAAGGCCCCGGCGGCGTGCGTGCGCTGTGGAAGCTGATGAACATCTCCAACGACCGCTTCATCCGCACGACGGACGACTATCATGTCGAGGCCGTGCAGCGCATCTTCAAGAAGATGTACGACAAGGGCGATATCTATAAGGGCAAGTATTCCGGCATGTACTGCACGCCGTGCGAGAGCTTCTGGACCGAGAGCCAGCTCGTCGACGGCAAGTGCCCGGACTGCGGCCGCGAGGTGCACTATGCCGAGGAGGAGGCGTACTTCTTCCGCCTGTCGAAGTATGCCGAGCCCGTGCGCGAGCTGCTGCTCAGCGGCACGTTCCTCGAGCCTGCCAGCCGCGTCAACGAGATGATCAAAAACTTCATCGACCCCGGCCTGGAAGATCTGTGCGTGTCGCGCACGAGCTTCACGTGGGGCATCCCGGTCGATTTTGACCCCGGCCACGTCGTCTACGTCTGGGTCGACGCGCTGTTCAACTACTGCACGGCCCTCGGCTTCCTGAACGACAAGTACGACGATTACGAGAAGTTCTGGCCCGCCGACGTGCACATGGTCGGCAAGGAGATCGTGCGCTTCCACTCCATCATCTGGCCGGCTATGCTCATGAGCATGGGCATGCCCCTGCCGAAGAAGGTCTTTGGCCACGGCTGGCTGCTGCTCGGCGGCGGCAAGATGTCGAAGTCGAAGGGCAACGTCGTCGACCCCGTCTTGCTCGCCGAGCGCTACGGTGTGGACGCGCTGCGCTATTACCTCCTGCGCGAGTTCCCGCTTGGCAGTGACGGCAACTTCTCCAACGAACTGCTCATCTCCCGCATCAATACCGACCTCGCCAACGACCTCGGCAACCTCCTGAGCCGCACCGTCGCCATGGTCATCAAGTACTTCGGCGGCACGCTCCCGGCCGAGCGCGAGCACGATGCGCTCGACGATGAGCTCATCGCCATGGCATCCTCCCTGCGTGAGACGTATGCCGGCTATATGGACAATTTCGGCACGCAGCAGGCGCTCATCGAGGTGTTCAAGGTCATTTCCCGCGCCAATAAGTATATCGACGAGACGGCGCCCTGGGTCCTCGCCAAGGACGAGAGCAGGCGCGCGCGCCTGGCCACGGTGCTGTATAACCTGCTCGAGACGCTGCGCATCACCGTCACGCTGCTGCTGCCCTTCATGCCCGACAGCTGCGCGAAAGCCTTCACGCAGATCGGCGCCGCGGCAGAGCAGACCACGTGGGACAATGCCGCCGTCTGGGGCGTGCTGCCCGCGGACGTCACGGTGCACAAGGGCGAGACGCTCTTCCCGCGCATCGACATGGCCAAGGAACTCGCCGAGCTCGAGGCACTCAAGGCCGCGAAGGAAGCGGCCGCCGCGCCGAAGTCTGCGCCTGTGCTGCCGGATGTGACGATTGACGACTTTTCCAAGTGCGACATGCGCGTGTGCAAGGTCCTCAAGTGCGAGCCGGTGAAAAAGTCCGATAAGCTCCTGTGCTTCACGCTCGACGACGGCAGCGGCACCGACCGGCAGATCCTCTCCGGCATCGCCAAGTACTACCGCCCCGAGGAGCTCGTCGGCAAGACCGTCGTGGCAATCCTGAACCTGCCGCCGCGCAAGATGATGGGCATGGCCTCCAACGGCATGCTCCTCTCGGCCGAGAAGGACGGCAAGCTCAACCTGCTCATGCTCGATGACAGCGTGCCCGCCGGCGCGCAGCTTTGCTGA
- a CDS encoding VanW family protein, with the protein MKLNGNTSKRSAAARREAADFAAQERSAHRSGANRSAQSEAAARRTAAPKQAAAQRPPVPRQEQPARRGAPDARQQPAPKEKKPRGRGGRIAVRVVLIVLAVLVAAGAVGMVLVAKKSAIFPNVSVCGTDVGGMTQSAAVDAIRAAGWDDTSAPVLTMTFPGNRSITVTATEIGFDATPDAAAETAYAYGRSGNVFTNFFTWLRCAFKGHDVASDNLADMDADALRTRIEREAAEINVSLSAGSIEIDEAHSAILVVKGASMITLDPAAVADRVLSDIRAGKFGTSAYPVDMSGDDKMTLQELHDAVCGDPVNAGYDPETQSATESKVGIQFDVAAAQPLWDAAANGDTVTIPATLTQPEMTQERLQQHLLADKLATKTTSLSGSSSNRITNVKLAAEKINGVILQPGQTFSYNDVVGQRTKANGFKEAGAYSNGQVVQEVGGGICQVSSTLYYCAMVSNLKINTRTCHYFPVAYIEPGMDAAVSWGGPEFKFTNNRDYPIEIKAYVQNGSVTVEIWGTDVDGSYVKMSYTSEGLRATTYRTVYDKDGKQISHTLEANSTYHSHDTTPKPTPTPSTAPKPTPTPTPQPQPTPYPSVYDPGDAGED; encoded by the coding sequence ATGAAACTCAACGGCAACACTTCCAAGCGCAGCGCGGCCGCTCGCCGCGAGGCGGCGGATTTCGCAGCGCAGGAGCGCTCGGCACACCGCAGCGGCGCCAACCGTTCCGCACAGAGCGAGGCGGCTGCCCGCCGCACCGCCGCGCCGAAGCAGGCGGCGGCCCAGCGCCCGCCCGTGCCCCGGCAGGAGCAGCCGGCGCGCCGCGGCGCGCCCGACGCCCGGCAGCAGCCGGCGCCCAAAGAGAAAAAACCGCGCGGCCGCGGCGGCCGGATCGCCGTGCGCGTCGTGCTCATCGTGCTGGCCGTCCTCGTGGCGGCGGGTGCCGTCGGCATGGTGCTCGTGGCGAAAAAGAGCGCCATTTTCCCGAACGTCTCTGTCTGCGGCACGGACGTCGGCGGCATGACGCAGTCCGCCGCGGTGGACGCCATCCGCGCCGCCGGCTGGGACGATACGAGCGCCCCGGTGCTCACCATGACCTTCCCCGGCAACCGGTCCATCACCGTCACCGCGACGGAGATCGGCTTTGACGCCACGCCCGATGCCGCTGCCGAGACGGCCTATGCCTACGGCCGCAGCGGCAATGTGTTCACCAACTTCTTCACGTGGCTGCGCTGCGCCTTCAAGGGGCATGACGTCGCCTCGGACAACCTTGCCGACATGGACGCCGACGCCCTGCGCACGCGCATCGAGCGCGAGGCCGCCGAGATCAACGTCAGCCTCTCCGCCGGCAGCATCGAGATCGACGAGGCGCACAGCGCCATCCTTGTCGTCAAGGGCGCGAGTATGATCACGCTCGACCCCGCTGCCGTCGCCGACCGCGTGCTCAGCGACATCCGCGCCGGCAAGTTCGGCACGTCGGCCTACCCGGTCGACATGAGCGGCGATGACAAGATGACGCTGCAGGAGCTGCACGACGCCGTCTGCGGCGACCCGGTCAACGCAGGCTACGACCCCGAGACCCAGTCCGCCACCGAGAGCAAGGTCGGTATCCAGTTTGACGTGGCCGCCGCCCAGCCCCTGTGGGACGCGGCCGCCAACGGCGATACCGTCACCATCCCGGCCACGCTCACGCAGCCCGAGATGACGCAGGAGCGCCTGCAGCAGCACCTCCTGGCCGACAAGCTCGCCACGAAGACCACCTCGCTCTCCGGCAGCAGCAGCAACCGCATCACGAACGTGAAGCTCGCCGCCGAGAAGATCAACGGCGTCATTCTCCAGCCCGGCCAGACGTTTTCGTATAACGACGTCGTCGGCCAGCGCACGAAGGCCAACGGCTTCAAGGAGGCCGGCGCTTATTCCAACGGCCAGGTCGTGCAGGAGGTCGGCGGCGGCATCTGCCAGGTGTCGTCCACGCTGTACTACTGCGCCATGGTCTCGAACCTCAAGATCAACACCCGCACCTGCCACTACTTCCCCGTGGCCTATATCGAGCCCGGCATGGACGCCGCGGTCAGCTGGGGCGGGCCGGAGTTCAAATTTACGAACAACCGCGACTATCCGATCGAGATCAAGGCGTATGTCCAAAACGGCAGCGTCACGGTCGAGATCTGGGGCACGGATGTGGACGGCAGCTATGTCAAGATGAGCTACACGTCCGAGGGCCTGCGCGCCACGACCTACCGCACGGTCTACGATAAGGACGGCAAGCAGATCAGCCATACGCTCGAGGCCAACAGCACCTACCATTCGCACGACACCACGCCGAAGCCGACGCCCACCCCCAGCACCGCGCCGAAGCCGACGCCCACCCCCACGCCGCAGCCGCAGCCGACGCCATATCCGTCCGTCTACGACCCCGGTGACGCCGGTGAAGACTAA
- the hemW gene encoding radical SAM family heme chaperone HemW — translation MEPRLGIYIHIPFCASKCGYCDFYSCAGAADRMADYQHALLEHIEESAGRIAPAYIDTVYFGGGTPSFYGAARLIELLDAVKATGRLLKRAEVTVEVNPDSVRLHDLRALHKAGFNRLSIGMQSANNDILKMIGRRHSFHQVEMAVKNARTAGFDNVSLDLIYGLPSQTRSDWADTLAKAIALRPEHISGYGLKLEEGTPMYELKDSPLIPSDDEQADMYLCMVDELRRYGYEQYEISNFSIPGYESRHNLKYWQLDDYMGFGPGAHSCIGRTRYSYVRDLDRYIAGVLHGEDMIDEYETIGDFERAAEYLMLGMRTVHGVSRAEYARLYRSDFSGIAQQLETFVRSGWAVADGERWHFTPAGFLISNVLIGKLLEAQTERKAEHNPWMKPQIERQPRAKLPPSEAEAFRNTYLNNPILTGKDRDSSK, via the coding sequence ATGGAACCGCGTCTCGGTATCTATATCCATATCCCGTTTTGCGCGAGCAAGTGCGGCTACTGCGATTTTTATTCCTGCGCCGGCGCGGCCGACCGCATGGCGGACTATCAGCACGCCCTGCTCGAGCACATCGAAGAGAGCGCCGGGCGCATCGCCCCGGCGTACATCGACACGGTGTATTTTGGCGGCGGCACGCCGAGCTTTTACGGCGCGGCGCGCCTCATCGAGCTGCTCGACGCCGTCAAGGCCACCGGCCGCCTGCTCAAGCGCGCGGAGGTGACGGTCGAGGTCAATCCGGACAGCGTCCGCCTGCACGACCTGCGCGCCCTGCACAAGGCGGGCTTCAACCGCCTGAGCATCGGCATGCAGTCGGCCAACAATGATATCCTGAAAATGATCGGCCGCCGCCACAGCTTCCACCAGGTGGAGATGGCCGTGAAAAATGCCCGCACCGCCGGGTTTGACAACGTCAGCCTCGATCTCATCTACGGCCTGCCCAGCCAGACCCGCAGCGACTGGGCGGACACGCTCGCCAAGGCGATCGCCCTGCGCCCGGAGCACATCTCCGGCTACGGGCTCAAGCTCGAGGAGGGCACGCCCATGTACGAGCTGAAGGATTCGCCCCTCATCCCGTCGGACGACGAGCAGGCGGACATGTACCTGTGCATGGTCGATGAGCTGCGGCGCTACGGCTATGAACAGTATGAGATCTCGAATTTCAGCATACCGGGCTATGAATCCCGGCATAATCTGAAGTACTGGCAGCTCGACGACTATATGGGCTTCGGCCCGGGCGCGCACTCGTGCATCGGCCGCACGCGCTACAGCTATGTGCGCGACCTCGACCGCTACATCGCGGGCGTCCTCCACGGCGAGGACATGATCGACGAGTACGAGACCATCGGCGATTTCGAGCGCGCGGCGGAGTATCTCATGCTCGGTATGCGCACCGTGCACGGCGTGTCGCGCGCGGAGTATGCGCGGCTGTACCGCAGCGATTTTTCCGGCATCGCGCAGCAGTTGGAAACGTTCGTCCGTTCCGGCTGGGCCGTCGCGGACGGGGAGCGCTGGCACTTCACGCCGGCGGGCTTTCTCATCTCGAACGTGCTCATCGGCAAGCTCCTCGAGGCGCAGACCGAGCGCAAGGCCGAGCACAACCCGTGGATGAAGCCGCAGATCGAACGGCAGCCCCGCGCCAAGCTCCCGCCCAGCGAGGCGGAAGCGTTCCGCAATACATATCTGAATAATCCGATTTTGACAGGGAAAGACAGGGATTCGAGTAAATGA
- the htpG gene encoding molecular chaperone HtpG: MAKKQFKAESKKLLDMMINSIYTHKEIFLREIISNASDAIDKLCYQSLTDENVGMARSDFKIRVTPDKDARTITVSDNGIGMTKEELDSNLGVIARSGSLKFKDGLGENAQEDAAIDIIGQFGVGFYSAFMVADKVTVVTRAYGSDTAYQWVSTGADGYTITETEKDTVGTDVIMHIKEDESGEKYSTYLENWKLMMLIRKYSDYVRWPIVMDVEQSDWVDTGEKDEKGEPKMEMVTKTEEQTINSMVPIWQRSRKEATDEECIAFYKDKFHDKDDPLAVIRVNAEGLISYRALLFIPAKAPANMFTRESDPGLELYSSGVMIMDKCTDLLPPCYAFARGVVDSPDLSLNISREMLQHDRQLKLIATNLGKKIKSELTKLMSNDREKYEQFHAAFGMMLRAGAVTETGDKVDEIKDLLLYHTSETKLVSLKEYVDAMPAEQTKIYFACGENVKRLLSLPQAEQLHEKGYDVLCMTSQIDEYFVDTMKTYADKPFCNIATDDLGLETEEEKKETEAKQAEDKDLLDFVKETLGDQVASVRLSNKLVSSAVCLSTEGGVTLEMERYFKSMPGAPTDIRAIRVLELNANHHAYQAMKEAFDAGDKDKAARVAKILHAQALLIAGEPLEDPAAYSELVCTLI, encoded by the coding sequence ATGGCAAAGAAACAATTCAAGGCCGAGTCGAAAAAACTGCTCGACATGATGATCAACTCGATCTACACGCACAAGGAGATCTTCCTGCGCGAGATCATCTCGAACGCCTCGGACGCGATCGACAAGCTCTGCTACCAGTCGCTCACGGATGAAAACGTGGGCATGGCGCGCAGCGATTTCAAGATCCGCGTCACCCCGGATAAGGACGCGCGCACGATCACGGTGTCGGATAACGGCATCGGCATGACGAAGGAGGAGCTCGACAGCAACCTCGGCGTCATCGCGCGCAGCGGCTCGCTGAAGTTCAAGGACGGCCTCGGCGAGAACGCGCAGGAGGACGCCGCCATCGACATCATCGGTCAGTTCGGCGTCGGCTTCTATTCCGCGTTCATGGTCGCCGACAAGGTCACGGTCGTCACCCGCGCCTACGGCAGCGACACGGCCTACCAGTGGGTCAGCACCGGCGCGGACGGCTACACCATCACCGAGACCGAGAAGGACACCGTCGGCACGGACGTCATCATGCACATCAAAGAAGACGAGTCCGGCGAGAAGTACTCCACCTATCTCGAAAACTGGAAGCTCATGATGCTCATCCGCAAGTATTCCGACTATGTCCGCTGGCCGATCGTCATGGACGTCGAGCAGAGCGACTGGGTCGACACCGGCGAGAAGGACGAAAAGGGCGAGCCGAAGATGGAGATGGTCACGAAGACCGAGGAGCAGACCATCAACAGCATGGTCCCCATCTGGCAGCGCAGCCGCAAGGAAGCGACGGATGAGGAGTGCATCGCGTTTTATAAGGACAAGTTCCACGACAAGGACGACCCGCTGGCCGTCATCCGCGTCAACGCCGAGGGCCTGATCTCCTACCGCGCGCTGCTGTTCATCCCGGCCAAGGCTCCGGCGAACATGTTCACCCGTGAATCCGACCCCGGTCTCGAGCTCTACAGCTCCGGCGTCATGATCATGGACAAGTGCACCGACCTCCTGCCGCCGTGCTATGCGTTTGCCCGCGGCGTGGTCGATTCGCCCGACCTGTCGCTGAACATCTCGCGTGAGATGCTCCAGCACGACCGCCAGCTCAAGCTCATCGCCACGAACCTCGGCAAGAAGATCAAGTCCGAGCTGACGAAGCTCATGTCCAACGACCGTGAGAAGTACGAGCAGTTCCACGCCGCCTTCGGCATGATGCTGCGTGCCGGCGCCGTCACCGAGACGGGCGACAAGGTCGACGAGATCAAGGACCTGCTGCTTTACCACACGAGCGAGACGAAGCTCGTCTCTCTCAAGGAATATGTCGACGCCATGCCCGCCGAGCAGACGAAGATCTACTTCGCCTGCGGCGAGAACGTCAAGCGTCTGCTCAGCCTGCCGCAGGCAGAGCAGCTGCATGAAAAGGGCTACGATGTCCTGTGCATGACCTCGCAGATCGACGAGTACTTTGTCGACACCATGAAGACCTACGCCGACAAGCCGTTTTGCAACATTGCGACCGACGACCTCGGCCTCGAGACCGAGGAAGAGAAGAAGGAGACCGAGGCCAAGCAGGCCGAGGACAAGGATCTGCTCGACTTCGTCAAGGAGACGCTCGGCGACCAGGTCGCGTCCGTGCGCCTGTCGAATAAGCTCGTGTCCAGCGCCGTGTGCCTGAGCACGGAGGGTGGCGTCACGCTCGAGATGGAGCGTTATTTCAAGAGCATGCCCGGCGCGCCGACCGATATCCGCGCCATCCGTGTGCTCGAGCTCAACGCCAACCACCACGCCTATCAGGCCATGAAGGAAGCGTTCGACGCCGGCGACAAGGACAAGGCCGCCCGCGTCGCCAAGATCCTGCACGCGCAGGCGCTGCTCATCGCGGGCGAGCCGCTTGAGGATCCGGCCGCGTATTCCGAGCTCGTCTGCACGCTCATCTGA